A window of Perognathus longimembris pacificus isolate PPM17 chromosome 6, ASM2315922v1, whole genome shotgun sequence contains these coding sequences:
- the Mrpl2 gene encoding 39S ribosomal protein L2, mitochondrial, with product MALRALTRALGSLSLAPSAPSAPVPNVLPAAQVMSNAFLQLPSASMLLPCRPVLTSARLSAKFVSWKSRTTYTTKPVKMRKSGGRDHTGRIRVHGIGGGHKQCYRMIDFLRFRPQKETKPEPFEEKVIVVRYDPCRSADIALVAGGSRKRWIIATENMKVGDTILNSNHIGRMAVAAQEGDAHPLGALPVGTLINNVESEPGRGAQYIRAAGTCGVLLRKVNGTAIIQLPSKRQMQVLDTCIATVGRVSNVDHDKRVIGKAGRNRWLGKRPNSGLWHRKGGWAGRKIRPLPPMKSYVKLPSAAAQG from the exons ATGGCCCTGCGGGCTCTGACCCGCGCCCTGGGCTCTCTGAGCCTGGCGCCCTCCGCTCCTTCCGCCCCCGTCCCGAATGTGCTCCCTGCAGCCCAG gTGATGAGTAATGCCTTCCTCCAACTGCCATCTGCCTCGATGTTGCTCCCTTGCCGTCCAGTGCTTACTTCTGCAAGGCTTAGTGCCAAGTTTGTGTCCTGGAAGAGTCGTACTACTTACACCACTAAACCAGTGAAGATGAGGAAGTCTGGAGGTCGAGACCACACAG GCCGCATCCGAGTACATGGTATTGGTGGAGGCCACAAGCAGTGTTATCGCATGATTGACTTTCTGCGTTTCCGGCCACAGAAGGAGACCAAGCCAGAACCCTTTGAGGAGAAGGTTATTGTAGTCCGCTATGATCCCTGTAG GTCAGCAGACATAGCTCTGGTTGCTGGGGGTAGCCGGAAACGCTGGATCATTGCCACAGAAAACATGAAGGTGGGGGATacaatcctgaattcaaaccacataGGCCGAATGGCAG TTGCTGCTCAGGAAGGCGATGCACATCCTCTGGGGGCTCTGCCCGTGGGTACTCTCATCAACAATGTGGAAAGTGAGCCAGGCCGAGGGGCGCAGTATATCCGAGCTGCAG ggaCTTGTGGTGTGCTGCTCCGGAAGGTGAATGGGACAGCCATTATCCAGCTGCCCTCCAAGAGGCAGATGCAG GTGCTCGATACGTGCATAGCAACGGTAGGCCGCGTATCCAACGTGGATCATGACAAGCGCGTGATTGGCAAAGCGGGTCGGAACCGCTGGCTGGGCAAGCGGCCTAACAGCGGGCTGTGGCACCGGAAGGGCGGCTGGGCGGGCCGAAAGATTCGGCCGCTGCCCCCCATGAAGAGTTACGTGAAACTGCCCTCTGCTGCAGCCCAGGGCTAG
- the Klc4 gene encoding kinesin light chain 4 isoform X1: MPETISGSTLACGPAEALQTSQSPLGDSSQSLLVGDCHQALNVTGLGVTRSSSSPFPEHAPCLSPGEVPLARMSGLVLGQRDEPTGHRLSQEEILGSTRLVSQGLEALHSEHQAVLQSLSHTIECLQQGGHEEGLVHEKARQLRRSMENIELGLSEAQVMLALASHLSTVESEKQKLRAQVRRLCQENQWLRDELAGTQQRLQRSEQAVAQLEEEKKHLEFLGQLRQYDEDGHTTEEKEGETTKDSLDDLFPNEEEEDASNGLSRGQGAAAAQQGGYEIPARLRTLHNLVIQYAAQGRYEVAVPLCKQALEDLERTSGRGHPDVATMLNILALVYRDQNKYKEAAHLLNDALNIRESTLGRDHPAVAATLNNLAVLYGKRGKYKEAEPLCQRALEIREKVLGTDHPDVAKQLNNLALLCQNQGKYEAVERYYQRALAIYEGQLGPDNPNVARTKNNLASCYLKQGKYAEAETLYKEILTRAHVQEFGSVDDDHKPIWMHAEEREEMSKSRHHEGGAPYAEYGGWYKACKVSSPTVNTTLRNLGALYRRQGKLEAAETLEECALRSRKQGTDPISQTKVAELLGEGDGRRTSQEGSGDSVKFEGGEDASVAVEWSGDGSGTLQRSGSLGKIRDVLRRSSELLVRKLQGTEPRPSSSNMKRAASLNYLNQPSAAPLQVSRGLSASTMDLSSSS; the protein is encoded by the exons ATGCCTGAGACCATTTCGGGCTCCACCTTGGCCTGTGGCCCCGCAGAAGCTCTGCAGACTTCCCAGTCGCCGTTAGGGGATTCTTCTCAGAGCCTCTTAGTAGGTGATTGTCACCAAGCCTTGAACGTAACCGGCCTAGGAGTGACCAGGTCTTCCTCCTCACCCTTCCCGGAACACGCCCCCTGCCTCAG CCCAGGAGAAGTCCCCCTGGCCAGGATGTCTGGCCTGGTGTTGGGGCAGCGGGATGAGCCCACAGGGCACCGGCTCAGCCAAGAGGAGATCCTGGGGAGCACTCGGCTGGTGAGCCAAGGGCTGGAGGCCCTCCACAGCGAGCACCAGGCTGTGCTGCAAAGCTTGTCCCACACCATTGAGTGCCTGCAGCAGGGAGGCCATGAAGAAGGGCTGGTGCATGAGAAGGCTCGGCAGCTGCGCCGCTCCATGGAAAACATCGAATTGGGGCTGAGTGAGGCGCAG GTGATGCTGGCCCTAGCCAGCCACCTGAGCACAGTGGAGTCAGAGAAACAGAAGCTGCGGGCTCAAGTGCGACGGCTCTGCCAGGAGAACCAATGGCTCAGGGATGAGCTAGCGGGCACTCAGCAGAGGCTCCAACGCAGTGAACAGGCCGTGGCTCAgctggaggaggaaaagaagcacCTGGAATTCCTGGGACAGTTGCGGCAGTATGATGAGGACGGACACACTACG gaggagaaggaaggcgaAACCACCAAGGATTCCTTGGATGACCTCTTCCCCaacgaggaggaagaggacgccAGCAACGGCT TGTCCCGCGGGCAGGGCGCTGCAGCAGCCCAGCAGGGTGGCTATGAGATCCCAGCGAGGCTCCGGACCCTGCACAACCTGGTGATCCAGTACGCAGCTCAAGGCCGCTATGAAGTGGCTGTGCCTCTCTGCAAGCAAGCCCTGGAAGACCTGGAGCGCACGTCCGGCCGTGGCCACCCGGATGTTGCTACTATGCTCAACATCCTCGCCTTGGTGTATAG GGACCAGAATAAGTATAAGGAAGCTGCCCATCTGCTGAATGATGCCCTCAACATCCGGGAGAGTACGCTGGGCCGGGACCACCCAGCG GTAGCAGCCACACTCAACAATCTGGCTGTCCTGTATGGAAAAAGGGGCAAATACAAGGAGGCGGAGCCACTGTGTCAGCGAGCACTGGAGATTCGGGAAAAG gtcctaggcactgacCACCCAGATGTGGCAAAGCAGCTGAACAACTTGGCCCTGTTATGCCAAAACCAGGGCAAGTATGAGGCTGTGGAACGCTACTACCAGCGGGCACTGGCCATCTATGAGGGGCAGCTTGGGCCAGACAACCCTAACGTAGCTCGGACCAAGAACAACCTG GCTTCCTGTTACCTGAAACAAGGCAAATATGCAGAGGCAGAGACCCTGTATAAAGAGATCCTGACCCGTGCCCACGTGCAGGAGTTTGGGTCTGTGGATG ATGACCACAAGCCCATCTGGATGCATGCAGAAGAGCGGGAGGAAATGAGCAAA AGCCGGCACCATGAGGGCGGCGCACCCTATGCCGAGTATGGAGGCTGGTACAAGGCCTGCAAAGTGAGCAG CCCCACCGTGAACACGACTCTGAGAAACCTGGGAGCTCTGTATAGACGGCAGGGAAAGCTGGAAGCAGCCGAGACCTTGGAGGAATGTGCCCTGCGGTCCCGGAAACAG ggcACCGATCCTATCAGTCAAACCAAGGTGGCAGAGCTGCTTGGGGAGGGCGACGGCAGGAGGACCTCCCAGGAGGGCTCAGGGGACAGTGTGAAATTCGAGGGAGGTGAAGATGCTTCTGTGGCTGTGGAGTGGTCAGGG GATGGCAGTGGGACCCTGCAGAGGAGTGGCTCTCTAGGCAAGATCCGCGATGTCCTTCGTAGAAGCAGCGAACTTCTGGTGAGGAAGCTTCAGGGCACTGAGCCTCGGCCCTCCAG CAGCAACATGAAGCGAGCAGCCTCCTTGAACTATCTGAACCAACCTAGTGCGGCCCCCCTTCAG GTCTCCCGGGGCCTCAGTGCCAGCACCATGGACCTCTCTTCAAGTAGCTGA
- the Klc4 gene encoding kinesin light chain 4 isoform X4: MSGLVLGQRDEPTGHRLSQEEILGSTRLQGGHEEGLVHEKARQLRRSMENIELGLSEAQVMLALASHLSTVESEKQKLRAQVRRLCQENQWLRDELAGTQQRLQRSEQAVAQLEEEKKHLEFLGQLRQYDEDGHTTEEKEGETTKDSLDDLFPNEEEEDASNGLSRGQGAAAAQQGGYEIPARLRTLHNLVIQYAAQGRYEVAVPLCKQALEDLERTSGRGHPDVATMLNILALVYRDQNKYKEAAHLLNDALNIRESTLGRDHPAVAATLNNLAVLYGKRGKYKEAEPLCQRALEIREKVLGTDHPDVAKQLNNLALLCQNQGKYEAVERYYQRALAIYEGQLGPDNPNVARTKNNLASCYLKQGKYAEAETLYKEILTRAHVQEFGSVDDDHKPIWMHAEEREEMSKSRHHEGGAPYAEYGGWYKACKVSSPTVNTTLRNLGALYRRQGKLEAAETLEECALRSRKQGTDPISQTKVAELLGEGDGRRTSQEGSGDSVKFEGGEDASVAVEWSGDGSGTLQRSGSLGKIRDVLRRSSELLVRKLQGTEPRPSSSNMKRAASLNYLNQPSAAPLQVSRGLSASTMDLSSSS; encoded by the exons ATGTCTGGCCTGGTGTTGGGGCAGCGGGATGAGCCCACAGGGCACCGGCTCAGCCAAGAGGAGATCCTGGGGAGCACTCGGCTG CAGGGAGGCCATGAAGAAGGGCTGGTGCATGAGAAGGCTCGGCAGCTGCGCCGCTCCATGGAAAACATCGAATTGGGGCTGAGTGAGGCGCAG GTGATGCTGGCCCTAGCCAGCCACCTGAGCACAGTGGAGTCAGAGAAACAGAAGCTGCGGGCTCAAGTGCGACGGCTCTGCCAGGAGAACCAATGGCTCAGGGATGAGCTAGCGGGCACTCAGCAGAGGCTCCAACGCAGTGAACAGGCCGTGGCTCAgctggaggaggaaaagaagcacCTGGAATTCCTGGGACAGTTGCGGCAGTATGATGAGGACGGACACACTACG gaggagaaggaaggcgaAACCACCAAGGATTCCTTGGATGACCTCTTCCCCaacgaggaggaagaggacgccAGCAACGGCT TGTCCCGCGGGCAGGGCGCTGCAGCAGCCCAGCAGGGTGGCTATGAGATCCCAGCGAGGCTCCGGACCCTGCACAACCTGGTGATCCAGTACGCAGCTCAAGGCCGCTATGAAGTGGCTGTGCCTCTCTGCAAGCAAGCCCTGGAAGACCTGGAGCGCACGTCCGGCCGTGGCCACCCGGATGTTGCTACTATGCTCAACATCCTCGCCTTGGTGTATAG GGACCAGAATAAGTATAAGGAAGCTGCCCATCTGCTGAATGATGCCCTCAACATCCGGGAGAGTACGCTGGGCCGGGACCACCCAGCG GTAGCAGCCACACTCAACAATCTGGCTGTCCTGTATGGAAAAAGGGGCAAATACAAGGAGGCGGAGCCACTGTGTCAGCGAGCACTGGAGATTCGGGAAAAG gtcctaggcactgacCACCCAGATGTGGCAAAGCAGCTGAACAACTTGGCCCTGTTATGCCAAAACCAGGGCAAGTATGAGGCTGTGGAACGCTACTACCAGCGGGCACTGGCCATCTATGAGGGGCAGCTTGGGCCAGACAACCCTAACGTAGCTCGGACCAAGAACAACCTG GCTTCCTGTTACCTGAAACAAGGCAAATATGCAGAGGCAGAGACCCTGTATAAAGAGATCCTGACCCGTGCCCACGTGCAGGAGTTTGGGTCTGTGGATG ATGACCACAAGCCCATCTGGATGCATGCAGAAGAGCGGGAGGAAATGAGCAAA AGCCGGCACCATGAGGGCGGCGCACCCTATGCCGAGTATGGAGGCTGGTACAAGGCCTGCAAAGTGAGCAG CCCCACCGTGAACACGACTCTGAGAAACCTGGGAGCTCTGTATAGACGGCAGGGAAAGCTGGAAGCAGCCGAGACCTTGGAGGAATGTGCCCTGCGGTCCCGGAAACAG ggcACCGATCCTATCAGTCAAACCAAGGTGGCAGAGCTGCTTGGGGAGGGCGACGGCAGGAGGACCTCCCAGGAGGGCTCAGGGGACAGTGTGAAATTCGAGGGAGGTGAAGATGCTTCTGTGGCTGTGGAGTGGTCAGGG GATGGCAGTGGGACCCTGCAGAGGAGTGGCTCTCTAGGCAAGATCCGCGATGTCCTTCGTAGAAGCAGCGAACTTCTGGTGAGGAAGCTTCAGGGCACTGAGCCTCGGCCCTCCAG CAGCAACATGAAGCGAGCAGCCTCCTTGAACTATCTGAACCAACCTAGTGCGGCCCCCCTTCAG GTCTCCCGGGGCCTCAGTGCCAGCACCATGGACCTCTCTTCAAGTAGCTGA
- the Klc4 gene encoding kinesin light chain 4 isoform X2 → MPETISGSTLACGPAEALQTSQSPLGDSSQSLLVGDCHQALNVTGLGVTRSSSSPFPEHAPCLSPGEVPLARMSGLVLGQRDEPTGHRLSQEEILGSTRLQGGHEEGLVHEKARQLRRSMENIELGLSEAQVMLALASHLSTVESEKQKLRAQVRRLCQENQWLRDELAGTQQRLQRSEQAVAQLEEEKKHLEFLGQLRQYDEDGHTTEEKEGETTKDSLDDLFPNEEEEDASNGLSRGQGAAAAQQGGYEIPARLRTLHNLVIQYAAQGRYEVAVPLCKQALEDLERTSGRGHPDVATMLNILALVYRDQNKYKEAAHLLNDALNIRESTLGRDHPAVAATLNNLAVLYGKRGKYKEAEPLCQRALEIREKVLGTDHPDVAKQLNNLALLCQNQGKYEAVERYYQRALAIYEGQLGPDNPNVARTKNNLASCYLKQGKYAEAETLYKEILTRAHVQEFGSVDDDHKPIWMHAEEREEMSKSRHHEGGAPYAEYGGWYKACKVSSPTVNTTLRNLGALYRRQGKLEAAETLEECALRSRKQGTDPISQTKVAELLGEGDGRRTSQEGSGDSVKFEGGEDASVAVEWSGDGSGTLQRSGSLGKIRDVLRRSSELLVRKLQGTEPRPSSSNMKRAASLNYLNQPSAAPLQVSRGLSASTMDLSSSS, encoded by the exons ATGCCTGAGACCATTTCGGGCTCCACCTTGGCCTGTGGCCCCGCAGAAGCTCTGCAGACTTCCCAGTCGCCGTTAGGGGATTCTTCTCAGAGCCTCTTAGTAGGTGATTGTCACCAAGCCTTGAACGTAACCGGCCTAGGAGTGACCAGGTCTTCCTCCTCACCCTTCCCGGAACACGCCCCCTGCCTCAG CCCAGGAGAAGTCCCCCTGGCCAGGATGTCTGGCCTGGTGTTGGGGCAGCGGGATGAGCCCACAGGGCACCGGCTCAGCCAAGAGGAGATCCTGGGGAGCACTCGGCTG CAGGGAGGCCATGAAGAAGGGCTGGTGCATGAGAAGGCTCGGCAGCTGCGCCGCTCCATGGAAAACATCGAATTGGGGCTGAGTGAGGCGCAG GTGATGCTGGCCCTAGCCAGCCACCTGAGCACAGTGGAGTCAGAGAAACAGAAGCTGCGGGCTCAAGTGCGACGGCTCTGCCAGGAGAACCAATGGCTCAGGGATGAGCTAGCGGGCACTCAGCAGAGGCTCCAACGCAGTGAACAGGCCGTGGCTCAgctggaggaggaaaagaagcacCTGGAATTCCTGGGACAGTTGCGGCAGTATGATGAGGACGGACACACTACG gaggagaaggaaggcgaAACCACCAAGGATTCCTTGGATGACCTCTTCCCCaacgaggaggaagaggacgccAGCAACGGCT TGTCCCGCGGGCAGGGCGCTGCAGCAGCCCAGCAGGGTGGCTATGAGATCCCAGCGAGGCTCCGGACCCTGCACAACCTGGTGATCCAGTACGCAGCTCAAGGCCGCTATGAAGTGGCTGTGCCTCTCTGCAAGCAAGCCCTGGAAGACCTGGAGCGCACGTCCGGCCGTGGCCACCCGGATGTTGCTACTATGCTCAACATCCTCGCCTTGGTGTATAG GGACCAGAATAAGTATAAGGAAGCTGCCCATCTGCTGAATGATGCCCTCAACATCCGGGAGAGTACGCTGGGCCGGGACCACCCAGCG GTAGCAGCCACACTCAACAATCTGGCTGTCCTGTATGGAAAAAGGGGCAAATACAAGGAGGCGGAGCCACTGTGTCAGCGAGCACTGGAGATTCGGGAAAAG gtcctaggcactgacCACCCAGATGTGGCAAAGCAGCTGAACAACTTGGCCCTGTTATGCCAAAACCAGGGCAAGTATGAGGCTGTGGAACGCTACTACCAGCGGGCACTGGCCATCTATGAGGGGCAGCTTGGGCCAGACAACCCTAACGTAGCTCGGACCAAGAACAACCTG GCTTCCTGTTACCTGAAACAAGGCAAATATGCAGAGGCAGAGACCCTGTATAAAGAGATCCTGACCCGTGCCCACGTGCAGGAGTTTGGGTCTGTGGATG ATGACCACAAGCCCATCTGGATGCATGCAGAAGAGCGGGAGGAAATGAGCAAA AGCCGGCACCATGAGGGCGGCGCACCCTATGCCGAGTATGGAGGCTGGTACAAGGCCTGCAAAGTGAGCAG CCCCACCGTGAACACGACTCTGAGAAACCTGGGAGCTCTGTATAGACGGCAGGGAAAGCTGGAAGCAGCCGAGACCTTGGAGGAATGTGCCCTGCGGTCCCGGAAACAG ggcACCGATCCTATCAGTCAAACCAAGGTGGCAGAGCTGCTTGGGGAGGGCGACGGCAGGAGGACCTCCCAGGAGGGCTCAGGGGACAGTGTGAAATTCGAGGGAGGTGAAGATGCTTCTGTGGCTGTGGAGTGGTCAGGG GATGGCAGTGGGACCCTGCAGAGGAGTGGCTCTCTAGGCAAGATCCGCGATGTCCTTCGTAGAAGCAGCGAACTTCTGGTGAGGAAGCTTCAGGGCACTGAGCCTCGGCCCTCCAG CAGCAACATGAAGCGAGCAGCCTCCTTGAACTATCTGAACCAACCTAGTGCGGCCCCCCTTCAG GTCTCCCGGGGCCTCAGTGCCAGCACCATGGACCTCTCTTCAAGTAGCTGA
- the Klc4 gene encoding kinesin light chain 4 isoform X3, which produces MSGLVLGQRDEPTGHRLSQEEILGSTRLVSQGLEALHSEHQAVLQSLSHTIECLQQGGHEEGLVHEKARQLRRSMENIELGLSEAQVMLALASHLSTVESEKQKLRAQVRRLCQENQWLRDELAGTQQRLQRSEQAVAQLEEEKKHLEFLGQLRQYDEDGHTTEEKEGETTKDSLDDLFPNEEEEDASNGLSRGQGAAAAQQGGYEIPARLRTLHNLVIQYAAQGRYEVAVPLCKQALEDLERTSGRGHPDVATMLNILALVYRDQNKYKEAAHLLNDALNIRESTLGRDHPAVAATLNNLAVLYGKRGKYKEAEPLCQRALEIREKVLGTDHPDVAKQLNNLALLCQNQGKYEAVERYYQRALAIYEGQLGPDNPNVARTKNNLASCYLKQGKYAEAETLYKEILTRAHVQEFGSVDDDHKPIWMHAEEREEMSKSRHHEGGAPYAEYGGWYKACKVSSPTVNTTLRNLGALYRRQGKLEAAETLEECALRSRKQGTDPISQTKVAELLGEGDGRRTSQEGSGDSVKFEGGEDASVAVEWSGDGSGTLQRSGSLGKIRDVLRRSSELLVRKLQGTEPRPSSSNMKRAASLNYLNQPSAAPLQVSRGLSASTMDLSSSS; this is translated from the exons ATGTCTGGCCTGGTGTTGGGGCAGCGGGATGAGCCCACAGGGCACCGGCTCAGCCAAGAGGAGATCCTGGGGAGCACTCGGCTGGTGAGCCAAGGGCTGGAGGCCCTCCACAGCGAGCACCAGGCTGTGCTGCAAAGCTTGTCCCACACCATTGAGTGCCTGCAGCAGGGAGGCCATGAAGAAGGGCTGGTGCATGAGAAGGCTCGGCAGCTGCGCCGCTCCATGGAAAACATCGAATTGGGGCTGAGTGAGGCGCAG GTGATGCTGGCCCTAGCCAGCCACCTGAGCACAGTGGAGTCAGAGAAACAGAAGCTGCGGGCTCAAGTGCGACGGCTCTGCCAGGAGAACCAATGGCTCAGGGATGAGCTAGCGGGCACTCAGCAGAGGCTCCAACGCAGTGAACAGGCCGTGGCTCAgctggaggaggaaaagaagcacCTGGAATTCCTGGGACAGTTGCGGCAGTATGATGAGGACGGACACACTACG gaggagaaggaaggcgaAACCACCAAGGATTCCTTGGATGACCTCTTCCCCaacgaggaggaagaggacgccAGCAACGGCT TGTCCCGCGGGCAGGGCGCTGCAGCAGCCCAGCAGGGTGGCTATGAGATCCCAGCGAGGCTCCGGACCCTGCACAACCTGGTGATCCAGTACGCAGCTCAAGGCCGCTATGAAGTGGCTGTGCCTCTCTGCAAGCAAGCCCTGGAAGACCTGGAGCGCACGTCCGGCCGTGGCCACCCGGATGTTGCTACTATGCTCAACATCCTCGCCTTGGTGTATAG GGACCAGAATAAGTATAAGGAAGCTGCCCATCTGCTGAATGATGCCCTCAACATCCGGGAGAGTACGCTGGGCCGGGACCACCCAGCG GTAGCAGCCACACTCAACAATCTGGCTGTCCTGTATGGAAAAAGGGGCAAATACAAGGAGGCGGAGCCACTGTGTCAGCGAGCACTGGAGATTCGGGAAAAG gtcctaggcactgacCACCCAGATGTGGCAAAGCAGCTGAACAACTTGGCCCTGTTATGCCAAAACCAGGGCAAGTATGAGGCTGTGGAACGCTACTACCAGCGGGCACTGGCCATCTATGAGGGGCAGCTTGGGCCAGACAACCCTAACGTAGCTCGGACCAAGAACAACCTG GCTTCCTGTTACCTGAAACAAGGCAAATATGCAGAGGCAGAGACCCTGTATAAAGAGATCCTGACCCGTGCCCACGTGCAGGAGTTTGGGTCTGTGGATG ATGACCACAAGCCCATCTGGATGCATGCAGAAGAGCGGGAGGAAATGAGCAAA AGCCGGCACCATGAGGGCGGCGCACCCTATGCCGAGTATGGAGGCTGGTACAAGGCCTGCAAAGTGAGCAG CCCCACCGTGAACACGACTCTGAGAAACCTGGGAGCTCTGTATAGACGGCAGGGAAAGCTGGAAGCAGCCGAGACCTTGGAGGAATGTGCCCTGCGGTCCCGGAAACAG ggcACCGATCCTATCAGTCAAACCAAGGTGGCAGAGCTGCTTGGGGAGGGCGACGGCAGGAGGACCTCCCAGGAGGGCTCAGGGGACAGTGTGAAATTCGAGGGAGGTGAAGATGCTTCTGTGGCTGTGGAGTGGTCAGGG GATGGCAGTGGGACCCTGCAGAGGAGTGGCTCTCTAGGCAAGATCCGCGATGTCCTTCGTAGAAGCAGCGAACTTCTGGTGAGGAAGCTTCAGGGCACTGAGCCTCGGCCCTCCAG CAGCAACATGAAGCGAGCAGCCTCCTTGAACTATCTGAACCAACCTAGTGCGGCCCCCCTTCAG GTCTCCCGGGGCCTCAGTGCCAGCACCATGGACCTCTCTTCAAGTAGCTGA